From the Solanum lycopersicum chromosome 10, SLM_r2.1 genome, one window contains:
- the LOC104649502 gene encoding uncharacterized protein — translation MVLLKRICDDIEEIEDKKIGLRRGLLTLMLEWKCFEQHLDLTGTRLKEWFNELESREKHMCATQESIGESLKELELVRESLNTKRVEVEEKERQISEYIDDLKVREEKEISIRGMLEVFENVLEGRLKEIDVKEKKFYELANELDIKEDRLKQRENEMKAREEELESAMLFNKMQLDSTSQLSPRGCDSRKRERTMLVESNYPFKRLKPGKSSEYSNAVDASNADQLAMICYDMIVRDDSETEPETDHKGITQVCDCPRAKFHDFDKGKNIEDFDVDQIWACYDDLDGMPRLYARVEKVFTPKFKLQMVWLEANAEEDHFTNHELQISCGRFRLGSSLDVSEHLIFSHQVKCERDGYGYYLIYPTKGETWAVWSSELLDDHHRQLKYEIVEVLSDFVDDVGISVSYLDKVTGFISIFERRRRGNDSFVIPADALHRFSHKVPSFKLTETINESFELDPASLPDLSDRYNDKFKVGNDVFSFKMDQPEES, via the coding sequence ATGGTTTTGTTGAAGAGGATTTGTGATGATATAGAAGAGATTGAAGACAAGAAGATTGGCCTTCGTCGAGGTCTTTTAACGTTGATGTTAGAATGGAAATGTTTTGAACAACACTTGGATTTAACAGGAACAAGGTTGAAAGAATGGTTCAATGAACTCGAATCCAGAGAGAAGCATATGTGTGCTACTCAAGAGTCAATAGGTGAAAGCTTAAAGGAACTTGAGTTAGTTAGAGAATCACTCAACACGAAACGTGTTGAAGTTGAGGAGAAAGAAAGACAGATATCAGAGTATATTGATGACTTGAAAGTGAGAGAGGAGAAAGAGATATCGATTCGTGGTATGCTTGAGGTGTTTGAGAATGTACTTGAGGGAAGGCTTAAGGAGATTGATGTGAAAGAGAAGAAATTTTACGAGCTAGCTAATGAGCTCGATATCAAGGAAGATAGATTGAAGCAACGAGAGAATGAAATGAAGGCGCGAGAGGAAGAACTTGAGTCTGCTATGTTGTTCAACAAAATGCAGCTGGATTCTACGAGTCAGTTGAGTCCACGAGGATGTGATTCGAGGAAAAGAGAGAGGACAATGTTGGTGGAGTCTAACTACCCATTCAAAAGGCTAAAACCAGGAAAATCTTCGGAATATAGCAATGCTGTTGATGCAAGCAATGCTGATCAATTGGCGATGATTtgttatgatatgattgttcGTGATGACTCTGAAACAGAACCGGAGACAGATCATAAAGGTATCACACAAGTATGTGACTGTCCTCGTGCTAAGTTTCACGACTTTGATAAGGGGAAAAACATAGAGGATTTTGACGTTGATCAAATTTGGGCGTGTTATGATGATTTAGATGGTATGCCTAGGCTCTACGCGCGAGTTGAAAAGGTTTTTACTCCCAAATTTAAGTTGCAAATGGTGTGGTTAGAGGCTAATGCAGAAGAAGATCATTTCACAAATCATGAGTTACAGATTAGTTGTGGTAGATTTAGACTCGGAAGCTCACTAGACGTCTCAGAACACCTTATATTCTCTCATCAAGTGAAATGTGAAAGAGATGGTTAtggttattatctgatatatccTACGAAAGGTGAGACTTGGGCTGTTTGGAGCTCTGAACTACTAGATGACCATCATCGACAGCTTAAGTATGAGATCGTGGAGGTACTTTCTGATTTCGTTGATGATGTTGGTATAAGTGTCAGTTATCTGGATAAAGTCACTGGATTCATCAGCATTTTTGAAAGGAGACGTCGTGGAAATGACTCATTCGTGATACCAGCAGATGCATTACACAGATTTTCTCATAAAGTTCCCTCCTTTAAGTTGACAGAAACGATAAACGAGTCTTTTGAACTTGATCCAGCTTCACTACCTGATTTGTCAGATAGGTACAACGACAAGTTCAAGGTCGGAAATGATGTCTTTAGCTTCAAAATGGATCAACCTGAAGAGTCTTAg
- the LOC101255036 gene encoding probable glutathione S-transferase, which produces MENDEVILLDFWPSMFGMRVRVALAEKAIEYEYKEEDLFTSKSPLLVKMNPIHKKIPVLIHNGKPVCESFVVVEYIDEVWKDKAPLLPSHPYDRSQARFWASYTDKLYDFGRRIWTVKREEFAEGKKDFIDPLKLLEEAALGDKPYFGGESFGFVDIALIGFYSWFYTYETICNFSIEAECPKIAAWGKRCMKRESVSKSLPDSRKIYEVVIEYRKKNGLE; this is translated from the exons ATGGAAAATGATGAAGTGATTCTACTGGATTTCTGGCCTAGCATGTTTGGCATGAGAGTGAGAGTTGCATTAGCTGAAAAGGCGATCGAATACGAGTACAAGGAAGAAGACTTGTTTACCTCTAAAAGTCCTCTTTTAGTGAAGATGAATCCAATTCACAAAAAGATTCCAGTTTTGATTCACAATGGTAAACCTGTTTGTGAATCTTTCGTCGTTGTTGAGTATATCGATGAGGTATGGAAGGATAAAGCTCCTCTGTTACCTTCTCATCCTTATGACAGATCACAAGCCAGGTTTTGGGCTAGCTATACTGATAAG TTGTATGATTTCGGGAGAAGAATATGGACAGTCAAAAGAGAAGAGTTTGCGGAAGGTAAGAAGGACTTCATCGATCCACTCAAGTTACTCGAGGAAGCTGCACTGGGAGACAAGCCTTACTTCGGAGGGGAAAGTTTTGGTTTCGTTGATATTGCTCTGATTGGATTCTACAGCTGGTTTTATACATACGAAACCATTTGCAACTTCAGCATAGAGGCTGAGTGCCCGAAGATTGCTGCTTGGGGCAAAAGATGCATGAAGAGGGAGAGTGTCTCGAAATCTCTACCTGACTCTCGTAAGATCTATGAGGTAGTAATTGAATACAGAAAGAAAAATGGATTAGAATAA